The DNA region aaccttgTTTCGTTTTGAAGGCggtcttccactcatcaccttccttcattcGAACTTGGTGGTATCCGCTCCTAAggtcaatcttagaaaacacagtagaaccacttagttcatccaacatatcatcaagtctaggaatagggtaccgatatttgatggttatgttgttgatggctcggcagtccacacacattCGCCATGTGCCATCTTTCTTTGGGACTAGAAGGACCGGAACCGCGAATGGACTGACGCTCTCACGAATATAGCCTTTGTCCATAAGGTCTTGGACCTTCCTCTCCAACAccttggcctcctcgggatTAACTCGGTACGCAGCTCGGTTTGGTAAGGGTGCGCCTggtacaaagtcaatctgatgttCTATTCCGCGGATGGGGGGGTAAACCGGCTGGTATCTCATCAGGGAAGACGTCCTTGTACTGGTCCATAAGGACTTGTACCTCAGCTGGTACGTCTTGGACCtcaaaacctgcaaaacaaccttccttaaagatTATTAGTAGCACCTGCGTCTCATGATGTAAAGATTTAAGCACTTGACCAGAAGTAATATAAAggttagtcttacttaccttgctGGACTGGTCCATTGCCTTTTGCATATCATGAACCTCTTGTGGACTGAGTGGTGCTAGGCTatgcttcttgttgttgtggttgaAGCTGTAGATGTTGGTCCGGCCATGATGGATGGTCTCTTTGTCAAATTGCCACACCCTCCCTAGGAGAATATGGCCGGCTTGCATGGGGACTACATCACACTTCACCTGGTCTTGGTACTTACCAATACTAAAAGACACAACAACTTGTTCGGCTATTTTAAGCTCAGTCTCATCATTAAGCCATTTGAGCCTGTATGGTCGAGGGTGGGGCGTCTTGACCAAGCCTAGCTTATCAACAAGATACTTGCTAGCCACATTAGTAcaagaaccaccatcaatgattaggctacataccttttgttccacaGTACATCTTGTgtgaaagatgttttctctttggacgGTTTCAGGATCAAAGAGGGCACTGAGGGATCGTCTGGTCACAAGTAACTCTCAGTATCAGCATAGTCTACTATCTCGTCACCAGATTCAACCGTCTCCAACTCGGCCTCATCCTGCGACTCGTACTCACCATCGGCCTTAAGGACCTTCACACGCTTGTTTGGGCAATCCCTAGCGTAATGTCCCTTTCCCTGACACTTAAAACAAGTAATTTCACGGGTTCTCTGATTTTGAACTTGACCCTTACCTTGGTCAGATGAACCGGCTTTAGTTGTGTCAGCTTGGTTCTTTTTGAACCGGTTCTCCACTTCTATGGATTTGTTCCTTTCAGCACCTTTGGACCTGGTTGAGACCACACAGGTTTGCTCCGGCTAGTGGCCGCATTCTCTCTCTTGATATGGCTCTCAGCCTGGACGACATAGTGCATGAGGTCGTTGAAGTCCTCATATTGCTGGTGCTCCACCTTCCGTGCGATCCGATCGTTCAGTCCCTCCAAGAACTGAGACATCATGGACGCCTTAGACTCGTCCACTTCCAATCGGTTCCTTAGggcctcaaactcttcaaagtactcCTCCACGGACTTAGTTCCCTGAGACAACTTACGAAAATGTTTTAGT from Raphanus sativus cultivar WK10039 chromosome 8, ASM80110v3, whole genome shotgun sequence includes:
- the LOC108820277 gene encoding uncharacterized protein LOC108820277; amino-acid sequence: MNLMGQGNQNQPNGHPTARGFGPYLNRPQSESEEDDSEYEPPDRGGANQAARGGRREYRIQGDGSPIRQRDVSPYQRQDGSLNRRRGRDRNDDAAFQGGKDIKLKPPTFAGKVNLDTYITWEKRMEYIFEYYKYSDAKKIALAAAHITDNALSWWDRDVAKSGPTWRAQSWIEMRTKLRARYIPSHYPRDLLKHFRKLSQGTKSVEEYFEEFEALRNRLEVDESKASMMSQFLEGLNDRIARKVEHQQYEDFNDLMHYVVQAESHIKRENAATSRSKPVWSQPGPKGKGHYARDCPNKRVKVLKADGEYESQDEAELETVESGDEIVDYADTESYFLIIDGGSCTNVASKYLVDKLGLVKTPHPRPYRLKWLNDETELKIAEQVVVSFSIGKYQDQVKCDVVPMQAGHILLGRVWQFDKETIHHGRTNIYSFNHNNKKHSLAPLSPQEVHDMQKAMDQSSKVLRSKTYQLRYKSLWTSTRTSSLMRYQPVYPPIRGIEHQIDFVPGAPLPNRAAYRVNPEEAKVLERKVQDLMDKGYIRESVSPFAVPVLLVPKKDGTWRIQCLSDHLDHLEHVLKALRQEGLYANLKKCVFCTDQLVFLGFVVNSQGLKADEEKINAIQDWPTPTTIGHVRSFHVLTLPNFDKTFEIERDASGTGIGAVLTQGGRPVAFFSEKLSGAVLNYSTYDKELYALVRS